ATTCAAATTGCTACAGCTCTAGCTggactcaacaggtgtacagcagTGTAAATCAAACTTTTATACTTTGACgtgaatttaaaaaaatattttgtttgtAATTTGAGTGGTAATATATTTTATTGACACTGTCTAGAAGAAGTAGCAAGAGTTGTAGGCCTAGTAATGTCAACAGTAGTAATACAATATTAACAACGgtagaaatataaattaaaattgttatacAAATTTGAAGACTTTATTTTCAGTTCAGTCATTCGGTATGCTTCGTTGTTTTCCATTTGACTGGTGTATTATGGTGACAATTTTCAGGAATATAATCAaagactaaagtatactctcactgtattcacctagttgtgtttgcggggggttgagctttgctctttcggcccgcctctcaactatcaatcaactgtgtaATAACATTTTtttccctcctccacaccacacacatacacacaccaggaagcagtccgtgacagctgactaactcctaggtacctatttactgctaggtaacagggacattcagggtgaaagaaactttgcccatttgtttctgcctggtgcgggaatcgaaaccgcgccacagaattacgagttctgcgcgctatccaccatgtTTCTTCAGAATAGTTTATAGATCAGGTGTAGGAAGTATTATTGGTTCACAATTACAGTATTTCATTTATATATTGAATACGTtggtatataaattatatattctgTGTAAGTTGCATATCATTTATTCAATAATTTATGTTATAAATTATTTACAACACTGAAGTATTCTTGATAACAATGAAGCATCAAGGGAAATATAAGATCAGGGAAAGAAGAGATCTGGGGAAGTATTATATCAGAAATATAAAGTCAGGAGAAGTATATGATCAGGGAATTATAAGATCAAGGGAAGTATAGGATCATGGGGGAAGGAAAGACAGTCAATCAGCTATATGGACGGTTCCAGTGATTCGGAAAGTGATGGAATCGCCTCATGTCGTTGGTCGACCTCGATCCTGGCAGTAATGTTTACCAACAAAAACACATGCCATTACCACAACTTCATTTTACGTTGCTAAAACGTTGTAACAACGTAATAACTTTGACATAACGTGGTGGCTACGTCGTGTATTAGGTGGGATTTAGAAGATGTGTAATGTACATGGGCTGGAGATGAAGTCATGAGACCATCTACTGTGTCCAACTCCACTGCCTTATGGAGCTCCGTAGCGGGCGCTGGGCTGTGGTGGAGCGTAGGCTCCGACTTCATCGGAGTCGGGGTAGCGAGCCTCACCCTGGTACTGGACGTCAGCAACGTAACCAGAGTCACCGTCGACGTAGTAAGTCACGGTCTGGCGACGACCATCGGGAAGCTGGACGGTGTACGACcccttggtgttgtcgtcgtcgcggGTCTCTTGCTGGGCGAAGTCGTTGCCGGATTCACCGTCTTGAACAGCCCAGTCGAAGCCATACTTAGGAGACTCAAACTCCTCGGATGATTGACGTGCCTTCAAGTGAACCGaaataatacataaatatacaAAATTGTTGCATCGAACACAATACAAATATACCACGTAAAATTCTTTATTTAAATCATtcgtaaacaaaaaatattcaccctTAAAATTGTATATCAAAATTTACATCTATATTCTATATTTATTGAAATCGGATTTCTTTGCTTACCTGGGGAGCACCGTAGGCCAAGGAAGGGGCTGGACGCTTGTCTGCGGCGACGACAGCCACCAGACCCAGCAGGAAGAGTACCTGGAAAGCAAATCATCAACGTTAAATTTTTTGTCTAAAATACGATGCTTATTTTAATGTAAAAATGTTTTCTAGTGAGTTTCCTGCAAAACTTGTTTCCATGAAATTTGAGGCGGCAGCTTTTGTAACGTATCTGTTATATAATGACAGCTGTTGTATCTTATTGGTGTTgggtttaaggcctatcaacttctggagggtcATTAAGGAATATAAACGTTTTAAGAGTTACTAAGACCTATCAAACATTTGAGTGATTATTTAGGCCACCACAATAACTTACTGAGTAACCATCTAGTGTACGTATGTTTTGGACAAGGTTCAATAAGAAAGGGCATTATCAGGGGATAGCGTTAACCATTaagacaatatagcacttggaaggggtcaggataaggatttaacaTGGgatgagggaaaggaatggtgcccaactactaggacggtcggggattgaacgccgaccagcatgaagggagaccgccGCTCtatcatccagcccaagtggctggacaaAGTAAACTCTCAAAGTATATAGACTGAGAAGCGTGGTATACCTCGCTGCTCAGTCTACACACTAAGACCCGAGGTATATCGCTTCTTAGTATATAGGCACTAACGCACTAAGCTGCCTACCTTAGTGTTCATGATGCAGTAATGATCACAACTGATGTCCAGCTCCTGGCTGCTCGCCCTATATATACAGCACTGGTCCAGCGCTGCCCAGCAGGACAGGTTTCTCCACTGACCTTCGTTGTTTTGACAAAGGTTATGAAGACCACACCTTCCTCAGTCCAACACATTACTTCAAGGTTGGTATTCCAAATTGTTCCTCAACATCTTTTAAATGTCTTTTAAATGTTCTACATACTATTGGAAGTCTGGTATATAGGATTgttgtaagtatatatatatatatatatatatatatatatatatatatatatatatatatatatatatatgtcgtacctagtagccagaacgcacttctcagcctactatgcaaggcccgatttgcctaataagccaagttttcatgaactaatgctttttcgactacctaacctacctaacctaacctaacctaacatttttggctacctaacctaacctaacctatgaagataggttaggtttggttaggtagggttggttaggttcggtcatatatctatgttaattttaactccaataaaaaaaaattgacctcatacataatgaaatgggtagttttatcatttcataagaaaaaaaattagagaaaatatattaattcagtaaatcttggcttattaggcaaatcgggccttgcatagtaggcaaagaagtgcattctggctactaggtacgacatatatatatatatatatatatatatatatatatatatatatatatatatatatatatatatacatacatatatatatatatatataatatgtatatatatatatatatatatatatatatatatatatatatatatatatatatatatatatatatatattgttttgaattaaatatttaattcGTGAACAATTTAATGCTTAAAATCAACGCATTTTACAAACAACGAAATAAGTAAGCAAAATTGTGAGATCTGCATTTTAACATTATATAAATCGGAAAACAAATTAATCTTAATTACCTCAATTAGCAATTTTTGTCATAAGTGTTTAATCAACAAAATCTTGTCATAGTTAAGCTTAAGGTGCAGTTACGCTTAACGAGGAGGTAGTAGAAGGCAATGTGATTCAAGAAGTTAAGCTCAATCCTTCCGACAGAACTAGTTGTGTAACAGAAATATACCAAACACACTATTAAAATTAGGGGACTGCAAGCATGACAAGCTTGCCTGGCCAAATAATTCCTGGCATTAGATGAGAAACAGAGTTCAACTACTATATGTAGTAAACAACACGCCTAATAATCACGACATTACTGAACTCACAAAAATGAGGATAAAGGTCTCATTCAGCCACACAAAGGCTAATATATACTCGAAGTCAGGTATAGAAAAATCAAACCGTCTTTGGGAGGCAAGAAGCTCCAAAAACAGTGAGCGATCGCTTTATTAGCAAATATAACTATTTAATGTGGGTCCCGCAAGTATTTGAGAGGTCCCAAGAGTATAAGTGCACGTGAGGTCCCACCAGTGGTGAGGTTCCATAAGTAAAAGTATTACTGGGAGTTCCACGGCTACATAATTTTCAGCATTGACCTCTTAATTTTTATCACTGACCTATTTCCACTATTTCTTAATTTTCACCATTTACCTGTCTCCTAACGTTCCCAAATGACCTCATAATTTTTATCATTGACCTAATTTTTATCTCCTGATCTgattttaaaaaataataattttttcacCATTAACCTCATAATTTCAAAATTTTCACCATTAAccccataattttcacaactgaaCGCCAAATTTTACCCACTGACCGCCGTAATTTTAATCATTTTCCCTCGTAAATACATTCAAAAGCAACAAATGTTGCAATCTTCAAACTTTCTCTTTCAGTTTCGGGCTGATGTCTTTCTGACGCAACATAAATAATTTGCAGGTCCACTACAGCCACTGACCATCCAGTCCAGTTGGGTTTATTACTGAGTTCCAGCACACACTCTACTTGCGGCTGTTTTTTGTTGGTTGGTTTATGAAACCCACAAAAGGTGTCCGTGGGTCCAGTTATGGTTTTGCTAGGCAGCAAGTTAACCCGGTGTAATTGAGCAAGCTGCTATGTAACCAGTGGGCACATGTTGGGCAAACGacgttgattcaacgttgaaTCAGCTTCGAAAAACGTTGATTCCACGTTACTGGAGCATGTCTTGTCTACTCTCGGGTCTTCTTAGTGCGTTGACTACACTCAATGTGTAATTAGCTGAACATCGACACTCTTCATTACTGGGGAAAGGCCTTCTCTATCTGAACCTTCCAGTATTGGTGAAAAGGTCTTTTCAGTTGAACCCGTCCAGTACTGGAGGAAGTCCCTCCAGTACTGGGGGTAGTCTCTCCAATATCACTTCTCCAGTACTGTAGAAAGCCCCTCAAGTACTGTGGGTCGTCTTTTTAATACTTAATTTTATTGTACTTCGATTCATACATAATACAATTCGTTTATTTTGAATCTCGACACAGATTCATTTGAAGAACATTGGTTGGTTTTGGGCTTATGACCTCTAGTGAAGGGTTCAGGCTACCGCAATTGCTTACTGATCAACCAGCAAAAATGCTGTGTCTTCCTCTGTATCTTTctacctctgccccccccccccctctctctctctctctctctctctctctctctctctctctctctctctctctctctctctctctctctctctctctctctctctctctctctctctctcgctctgaatGGCCATTACAggcaataataattttatttaagaAATAGAGGAAGTATTGAGGTGACCAGCAGCAGAGTGGTCTGCGCAGTCGGCTCACAGCTGAAATGGTGCTGGTTCGACTCCCGGGCTGGACGAGACATTTGGGCACGTTTCTTTATATCTGAGGCATCTGTTCACCTTGgattaaataagtacctgggagatgGCGAGTAGTGTGGGTTGCACCCTGAAGAATGgtcacctgatgtctctgttcacctaacaggaaATTATTAATATTGAGCTATACAACTGCTGTAGATAGCATCGTTAGGAATCGTCATCTTATGCCtcaattcaccttgcagtaaacagATACCTTAGAG
This is a stretch of genomic DNA from Procambarus clarkii isolate CNS0578487 chromosome 45, FALCON_Pclarkii_2.0, whole genome shotgun sequence. It encodes these proteins:
- the LOC123770204 gene encoding cuticle protein 8-like, with the translated sequence MNTKVLFLLGLVAVVAADKRPAPSLAYGAPQARQSSEEFESPKYGFDWAVQDGESGNDFAQQETRDDDNTKGSYTVQLPDGRRQTVTYYVDGDSGYVADVQYQGEARYPDSDEVGAYAPPQPSARYGAP